Proteins encoded in a region of the Pseudomonas sp. PDNC002 genome:
- the ppx gene encoding exopolyphosphatase, which produces MPHTPAKTFPMIAAIDLGSNSFHMVLAKADHGEIRILERLGEKVQLAAGIGEDRLLTPEAMQRGYDCLKQFAQFINGMPPGSVRVVGTNALREARNRAEFIREADQILGHPVEVISGREEARLIYLGVSHTLPDNPGKRLVVDIGGGSTEFIIGQQFESQLRESLQMGCVSFTQRYFKDGKITPARYAQAYTSARLELMSIENSLRRLGWDEAVGASGTIRAICLAIQAGGHGNGEINPEGLAWLKRKMFKLGEVEKLDIEGIKPDRRPIFPAGMAILEALFDALELTRMTHSEGALREGVLYDLLGRHHHEDVRERTIGALMERYHVDPEQAARVEAKALESLEQVAKAWELTDDGHRELLMWAARVHELGLDIAHYHYHKHGAYLLEHSDLAGFSRLDQLTLALLVRGHRRNIPVDKFNELGDEGDKLIRLCIVLRFAILFHHIRGTQQMPAVSLKAKAKGLEIRFPDGWLAANPLTQADFEQEASWLNRVGYSLSVN; this is translated from the coding sequence ATGCCCCATACCCCTGCCAAGACCTTTCCGATGATCGCGGCCATAGACCTTGGCTCGAACAGTTTTCACATGGTTTTGGCGAAGGCCGATCACGGCGAGATCCGCATTCTTGAGCGGCTGGGCGAGAAGGTTCAGCTCGCCGCCGGCATCGGTGAGGACCGCCTGCTGACGCCCGAGGCGATGCAGCGCGGCTACGACTGCCTGAAGCAATTCGCCCAGTTCATCAATGGCATGCCGCCGGGCTCGGTGCGTGTCGTGGGCACCAACGCCCTGCGCGAAGCGCGCAACCGCGCCGAATTCATCCGCGAGGCGGACCAGATTCTCGGCCACCCGGTGGAGGTCATCTCCGGCCGTGAAGAGGCGCGCCTCATTTATCTGGGCGTGTCGCACACTCTCCCGGACAACCCCGGCAAGCGCCTGGTGGTCGACATCGGCGGCGGCAGCACCGAGTTCATCATCGGCCAGCAGTTCGAGTCGCAGCTGCGCGAAAGCCTGCAGATGGGCTGCGTGAGCTTCACCCAGCGCTACTTCAAGGACGGCAAGATCACTCCGGCGCGCTACGCCCAGGCCTACACTTCGGCCCGCCTGGAGCTGATGAGCATCGAGAATAGCCTGCGCCGCCTGGGCTGGGACGAGGCGGTCGGCGCCTCCGGCACCATCCGCGCCATCTGCCTGGCGATCCAGGCAGGCGGCCATGGCAACGGCGAGATCAACCCCGAAGGCCTGGCCTGGCTCAAGCGCAAGATGTTCAAGCTGGGCGAGGTCGAGAAACTCGACATCGAGGGCATCAAGCCCGACCGCCGACCGATCTTCCCGGCCGGCATGGCGATCCTCGAGGCGCTGTTCGACGCCCTCGAACTGACCCGCATGACCCACTCCGAAGGCGCCCTGCGCGAAGGCGTGCTCTACGACCTGCTCGGTCGCCATCACCACGAGGATGTGCGCGAGCGCACCATCGGCGCGCTGATGGAGCGCTACCACGTCGACCCGGAGCAGGCCGCGCGCGTCGAGGCCAAGGCCCTGGAATCACTGGAGCAGGTAGCCAAGGCCTGGGAACTGACCGACGACGGCCACCGCGAGCTGCTGATGTGGGCCGCTCGCGTGCATGAGCTGGGCCTGGACATTGCCCACTATCACTACCACAAGCACGGCGCCTACCTGCTGGAGCATTCCGATCTCGCCGGCTTCTCGCGCCTGGACCAGCTAACCCTGGCACTGCTGGTACGCGGCCACCGCCGCAATATCCCGGTGGACAAGTTCAACGAGCTGGGCGACGAGGGCGACAAGCTGATCCGCCTGTGCATCGTGCTGCGCTTCGCCATCCTCTTCCACCACATCCGCGGCACCCAGCAGATGCCGGCTGTGAGCCTGAAGGCCAAGGCGAAAGGCCTGGAGATCCGCTTCCCGGACGGCTGGCTAGCGGCCAACCCGCTGACCCAGGCGGACTTCGAGCAGGAAGCGTCCTGGCTGAACCGTGTGGGCTACTCGCTCAGCGTGAACTGA
- the trxA gene encoding thioredoxin TrxA, which translates to MSEHIVNVTDASFEQDVLKSDGPVLVDYWAEWCGPCKMIAPVLDEIAKDYQGKLKVCKLNIDENQDTPPKYGVRGIPTLMLFKGGNVEATKVGALSKSQLAAFLDSNI; encoded by the coding sequence ATGAGCGAACATATCGTCAATGTTACCGATGCCAGCTTCGAGCAGGACGTACTGAAGTCCGACGGTCCCGTGCTGGTCGACTACTGGGCCGAATGGTGCGGCCCGTGCAAGATGATCGCCCCGGTACTCGACGAGATCGCCAAGGACTATCAGGGCAAGCTGAAAGTCTGCAAGCTGAACATCGACGAGAACCAGGACACCCCGCCGAAATACGGCGTGCGTGGCATCCCGACCCTGATGCTGTTCAAGGGCGGCAACGTCGAAGCGACCAAGGTCGGCGCACTGTCCAAGTCGCAGCTGGCAGCCTTCCTCGACAGCAACATCTGA
- the rho gene encoding transcription termination factor Rho, whose translation MNLTELKQKPIAELLEMSDAMGLENMARSRKQDIIFALLKKHAKSGEEISGDGVLEILQDGFGFLRSADSSYLAGPDDIYVSPSQIRRFNLRTGDTIIGKIRPPKEGERYFALLKVDSINFDRPENAKNKILFENLTPLFPTKRLTMEAGNGSTEDLTGRVIDLCSPIGKGQRGLIVAPPKAGKTIMLQNIASNITRNNPECHLIVLLIDERPEEVTEMQRTVRGEVVASTFDEPPTRHVQVAEMVIEKAKRLVEHKKDVIILLDSITRLARAYNTVIPSSGKVLTGGVDAHALEKPKRFFGAARNIEEGGSLTILATALIETGSKMDEVIYEEFKGTGNSELILDRRISEKRVFPAININRSGTRREELLTGEEELQRMWILRKILHPMDEIAAVEFLLDKLRQTKTNDEFFDSMKRSK comes from the coding sequence ATGAATCTGACCGAACTCAAGCAAAAGCCGATTGCCGAATTGCTGGAAATGTCCGATGCCATGGGCCTGGAAAACATGGCCCGTTCGCGCAAACAGGACATCATCTTCGCGCTGCTGAAGAAGCACGCGAAAAGCGGCGAGGAAATCTCCGGTGACGGCGTGCTGGAGATTCTCCAGGATGGCTTCGGCTTCCTGCGCTCCGCCGATTCCTCGTACCTGGCCGGCCCGGACGACATCTACGTCTCGCCCAGCCAGATCCGTCGCTTCAACCTGCGCACGGGCGATACCATCATCGGCAAGATTCGTCCGCCGAAGGAAGGCGAGCGTTACTTCGCCCTGCTGAAAGTCGACTCGATCAACTTCGATCGTCCGGAGAACGCGAAGAACAAGATTCTCTTCGAGAACCTGACGCCGCTGTTCCCGACCAAGCGCCTGACCATGGAGGCCGGCAACGGTTCCACCGAGGACCTCACCGGCCGTGTGATCGACCTCTGCTCGCCGATCGGCAAGGGCCAGCGCGGCCTGATCGTTGCTCCGCCGAAAGCGGGCAAGACGATCATGCTGCAGAACATCGCCTCGAACATCACCCGCAACAACCCCGAGTGCCACCTGATCGTCCTGCTGATCGACGAGCGCCCGGAAGAAGTGACCGAGATGCAGCGCACCGTGCGCGGCGAAGTGGTCGCCTCCACCTTCGACGAGCCGCCGACCCGCCACGTGCAGGTCGCCGAGATGGTGATCGAGAAGGCCAAGCGCCTGGTCGAGCACAAGAAGGACGTGATCATCCTGCTCGACTCCATCACCCGTCTGGCCCGTGCCTACAACACCGTGATCCCCAGCTCCGGCAAGGTGCTCACCGGTGGTGTCGACGCCCACGCCCTGGAAAAGCCCAAGCGCTTCTTCGGCGCCGCGCGCAACATCGAGGAAGGCGGTTCGCTGACCATCCTCGCCACCGCGCTGATCGAAACCGGCTCGAAGATGGACGAAGTGATCTACGAGGAATTCAAGGGTACCGGTAACTCGGAGCTGATCCTCGACCGTCGCATCTCGGAAAAACGCGTGTTCCCGGCGATCAACATCAACCGTTCGGGCACCCGTCGCGAAGAGCTGCTCACCGGTGAGGAAGAGCTGCAGCGCATGTGGATTCTGCGCAAGATCCTCCACCCGATGGACGAGATCGCCGCGGTCGAGTTCCTGCTGGACAAGCTCCGCCAGACCAAGACCAACGACGAGTTCTTCGACTCGATGAAGCGCAGCAAGTAA
- the ubiD gene encoding 4-hydroxy-3-polyprenylbenzoate decarboxylase — protein MQYRDLREFIAALEQRGQLKRIQAPVSPVLEMTEVCDRTLRAKGPALLFEKPTGFDMPVLGNLFGTPERVALGMGAEDVSELREIGKLLAFLKEPEPPKGLKDAWSKLPIFKKVINMAPKVLRDAPCQEVIEEGDDVDLSRLPVQTCWPGDVAPLITWGLTVTRGPNKERQNLGIYRQQVIGRNKVIMRWLSHRGGALDFREWCQKHPGQPYPVAVALGADPATILGAVTPVPDNLSEYAFAGLLRGHKTELVKCIGNDLQVPASAEIVLEGVIHPGEMADEGPYGDHTGYYNEVDRFPVFTVERITRRQKPIYHSTYTGRPPDEPAILGVALNEVFVPILQKQFPEITDFYLPPEGCSYRMAVVTMKKQYPGHAKRVMLGVWSFLRQFMYTKFVIVTDDDINARDWNDVIWAITTRMDPKRDTVMIDNTPIDYLDFASPISGLGSKMGLDATHKWPGETSREWGRVIEKDPAVTRRVDEIWASLGID, from the coding sequence ATGCAGTATCGCGACCTGCGCGAGTTCATCGCTGCCCTGGAGCAGCGTGGACAGCTCAAGCGCATCCAGGCGCCGGTATCCCCGGTGCTGGAAATGACCGAGGTGTGCGACCGCACCCTGCGCGCCAAGGGCCCGGCCCTGCTGTTCGAAAAGCCCACCGGCTTCGACATGCCTGTGCTCGGCAACCTGTTCGGCACGCCCGAGCGCGTGGCCCTGGGCATGGGCGCCGAGGATGTCTCCGAGCTGCGCGAGATCGGCAAGCTGCTGGCCTTCCTCAAGGAGCCGGAGCCACCCAAGGGGCTGAAGGACGCCTGGTCCAAGCTGCCGATCTTCAAGAAGGTCATCAACATGGCGCCCAAGGTCCTGCGGGACGCGCCGTGCCAGGAAGTGATCGAGGAGGGCGACGATGTCGACCTGTCGAGGCTGCCGGTGCAGACCTGCTGGCCCGGTGACGTCGCGCCGCTGATCACCTGGGGCCTGACCGTCACCCGTGGACCGAACAAGGAACGGCAGAACCTGGGCATCTACCGCCAGCAGGTGATCGGCCGCAACAAGGTCATCATGCGCTGGCTCAGCCACCGTGGCGGCGCGCTGGACTTCCGCGAGTGGTGCCAGAAGCATCCCGGCCAGCCCTATCCGGTGGCTGTGGCCCTCGGCGCGGACCCGGCGACCATCCTAGGCGCCGTGACCCCGGTGCCGGACAATCTCTCCGAGTATGCCTTTGCCGGCCTGCTGCGCGGCCACAAGACCGAGCTGGTCAAGTGCATCGGCAATGACCTGCAGGTACCGGCCAGCGCCGAAATCGTCCTCGAAGGGGTGATCCACCCCGGCGAGATGGCCGACGAAGGCCCGTATGGCGACCACACCGGCTACTACAACGAGGTGGACCGCTTCCCGGTGTTCACCGTCGAGCGCATCACCCGGCGGCAGAAACCGATCTACCACAGCACCTACACCGGCCGCCCGCCGGATGAGCCGGCTATCCTCGGCGTGGCGCTGAACGAAGTCTTCGTACCGATCCTGCAGAAGCAGTTCCCCGAGATCACCGACTTCTACCTGCCGCCCGAAGGCTGCTCCTACCGCATGGCGGTGGTGACCATGAAGAAGCAGTACCCCGGCCACGCCAAGCGCGTGATGCTCGGTGTCTGGTCGTTCCTGCGACAGTTCATGTACACCAAGTTCGTTATCGTCACCGACGACGACATCAACGCCCGCGACTGGAACGACGTGATCTGGGCCATTACCACGCGCATGGACCCCAAGCGCGACACGGTGATGATCGACAACACGCCGATCGACTACCTGGACTTTGCCTCGCCGATCTCCGGCCTGGGCTCGAAGATGGGCCTGGACGCCACCCACAAGTGGCCGGGCGAGACCAGCCGCGAGTGGGGCCGGGTGATCGAGAAGGACCCGGCGGTGACCCGTCGGGTCGATGAAATCTGGGCGAGCCTGGGCATCGATTGA
- a CDS encoding CDP-6-deoxy-delta-3,4-glucoseen reductase → MKVTLQPSGAQLELTPGERILDGARRLGYECPQSCRNGNCHICAALLVEGRVRQDGEVRDHGELFTCLAEPLEDCVLHWDGVLAPGELPVRVLSCQLTLCEPVGGDVWRVRLRAPAGKPPRYHAGQYLLIEREDSDPAAFSLASAPQEGRDLELHILARENSAIDLLAQLQRDRFARVQMPFGDAHLADLPDGPLVLIAAGTGMAQMHSLIEFCRAAGFAHPVHLYWGVRRPEDFYELPHWDQWESVPNLHLHKIVSDLCGWQGRCGLLHEAVCEDFAELSGLRVYASGSPAMVYGTLDALVAAGMDPHQMRADVFAYAPRG, encoded by the coding sequence TTGAAAGTGACCTTGCAACCCTCCGGCGCCCAGCTCGAGCTGACGCCTGGGGAACGTATCCTCGACGGTGCGCGGCGCCTGGGCTACGAGTGCCCGCAGAGCTGCCGCAACGGCAACTGCCACATCTGTGCGGCGCTGCTGGTGGAAGGCCGCGTGCGCCAGGATGGCGAGGTGCGTGACCATGGCGAACTCTTTACCTGCCTGGCCGAGCCGCTGGAAGACTGCGTGCTGCACTGGGACGGCGTGCTGGCCCCCGGCGAGTTGCCGGTGCGGGTGCTGTCCTGCCAACTGACCCTTTGCGAGCCCGTGGGCGGCGATGTCTGGCGCGTGCGCCTGCGCGCCCCGGCCGGCAAGCCGCCGCGCTACCACGCTGGGCAGTACCTGCTGATCGAGCGCGAGGACAGCGACCCGGCGGCCTTCTCCCTGGCTTCCGCGCCGCAGGAAGGGCGTGACCTGGAACTGCACATCCTGGCCCGCGAGAACAGCGCCATCGACCTGCTGGCGCAACTCCAGCGCGACCGTTTCGCCCGCGTGCAGATGCCTTTCGGCGACGCGCACCTCGCCGACCTGCCGGACGGCCCGCTGGTGCTGATCGCCGCCGGCACCGGCATGGCGCAGATGCACAGCCTGATCGAATTCTGCCGCGCCGCCGGCTTCGCCCACCCGGTCCACCTGTACTGGGGCGTGCGCCGCCCGGAAGACTTCTACGAGCTGCCGCACTGGGACCAGTGGGAAAGCGTGCCCAACCTGCACCTGCACAAGATCGTCAGCGACCTGTGTGGCTGGCAGGGGCGCTGCGGCCTACTGCATGAGGCGGTGTGCGAGGACTTCGCCGAGCTGTCCGGCCTGCGCGTATACGCCAGCGGCTCGCCAGCGATGGTCTATGGCACGCTGGATGCCCTGGTGGCGGCGGGCATGGACCCGCACCAGATGCGTGCCGACGTCTTCGCCTACGCCCCACGAGGCTGA
- a CDS encoding LysR substrate-binding domain-containing protein — translation MSIQRLPPLNAVRAFEAAARLGSYVAASKDLHVTQPAIGRHVKLLEDWLGVQLFERTPRGVSLTPAGQRYYAKISTALQQIADAGHELAPGGTARWLKIMVVPAFAKRWLMPRLETLRQQRPGLKVAVEPNPTFTEVDGKSADLGIVYGLPGVYPQCHSTLVRPAVFPVCSPSYLKENGPLSSVHDLARHKLIHVDDGEWWNLWLSTIGLDLRVNSDVLYVSNDHALSMAEAGHGIALANLVLVKHQLAAGTLVRPLPEEVPLESYQLLLPTGAVSADVAWFGDWIRAALQEEFSPHANHETESTE, via the coding sequence ATGTCCATCCAGCGTCTTCCGCCGCTCAATGCCGTCCGCGCCTTCGAGGCCGCCGCACGCCTGGGCAGCTACGTCGCCGCCTCGAAAGACCTGCATGTGACGCAGCCGGCCATCGGCCGTCACGTGAAGCTGCTGGAAGATTGGCTGGGCGTGCAGCTATTCGAGCGCACCCCGCGCGGGGTCAGCCTGACGCCCGCCGGGCAACGCTACTACGCGAAGATATCCACAGCCCTGCAGCAGATCGCCGATGCCGGCCATGAACTGGCCCCCGGCGGCACCGCGCGCTGGCTGAAGATCATGGTGGTGCCGGCCTTCGCCAAGCGCTGGCTGATGCCGCGCCTGGAGACCCTACGCCAGCAGCGCCCCGGCCTGAAGGTGGCGGTGGAACCCAACCCGACTTTCACCGAAGTGGACGGTAAAAGCGCCGATCTGGGGATTGTCTACGGGCTTCCCGGCGTCTATCCGCAGTGTCACAGCACCCTGGTGCGGCCGGCGGTGTTCCCGGTGTGCTCGCCCTCCTACCTCAAGGAAAACGGGCCGCTGAGCAGCGTGCACGATCTCGCCCGGCACAAGCTGATCCACGTCGACGACGGCGAGTGGTGGAACCTCTGGCTGTCCACCATCGGCCTCGACCTGCGGGTGAACTCCGACGTGCTCTACGTCAGCAACGACCACGCCCTGTCCATGGCCGAGGCCGGCCACGGTATCGCCCTGGCCAACCTGGTGCTGGTGAAGCACCAGCTGGCCGCCGGCACGCTGGTGCGGCCGCTGCCCGAGGAAGTGCCGCTGGAAAGCTATCAGCTGCTGCTACCGACCGGCGCGGTGAGCGCCGACGTGGCCTGGTTCGGGGACTGGATTCGTGCGGCGCTGCAGGAAGAATTCTCGCCACATGCCAACCACGAGACTGAGTCGACTGAATAG
- a CDS encoding ABC transporter ATP-binding protein has product MSALHSLQTAAVSIRSVRKVYGDPASGPVALKCVDLDIRDNEFFTLLGPSGCGKTTLLRMIAGFEFPTAGEIQLYGENIADRPPFERPVNTVFQHYALFPHMTIAENLAFGLESHPMGQRMSKAQVAERVREMLALVQMERFAQRKPTQLSGGQQQRVALARALAPHPKVLLLDEPLSALDLKLRQAMREELKAIQAKTGITFIFVTHDQEEALTMSDRIAVLSEGEVQQVGRPDDIYEHPRNRFVADFIGETNFLPARVENFDGDRAYYRIGGEQLIEAGSREGLKVGAEVTLSIRPERLQLVAEDTSSAAPCTVVQQIYLGTDLQYQVALADGSKLTVRAPNSAGQRGRLVAGQRAGLLFEKGSASVLVD; this is encoded by the coding sequence ATGAGTGCCCTGCACAGCCTGCAGACGGCGGCGGTTTCCATCCGCTCCGTGCGCAAGGTCTACGGCGACCCGGCCAGCGGCCCCGTCGCGCTGAAATGCGTCGACCTGGATATCCGCGACAACGAATTCTTCACCCTGCTCGGTCCCTCGGGCTGCGGCAAGACCACCTTGCTGCGGATGATCGCCGGCTTCGAGTTCCCCACCGCCGGGGAAATCCAGCTCTACGGCGAGAACATCGCCGACCGGCCGCCGTTCGAACGCCCGGTCAACACGGTGTTCCAGCACTACGCGCTGTTCCCGCACATGACCATCGCCGAGAACCTCGCCTTCGGCCTGGAATCCCACCCGATGGGCCAGCGCATGAGCAAGGCGCAGGTCGCCGAGCGCGTCCGCGAGATGCTCGCCCTGGTGCAGATGGAACGCTTCGCCCAGCGCAAGCCGACCCAGCTCTCCGGCGGCCAGCAGCAGCGCGTCGCCCTGGCCCGTGCGCTGGCGCCGCATCCGAAAGTGCTGCTGCTCGACGAGCCGCTTTCCGCCCTCGATCTCAAGCTGCGCCAGGCCATGCGTGAAGAACTCAAGGCGATCCAGGCCAAGACCGGCATCACCTTCATCTTCGTCACCCACGACCAGGAAGAAGCCCTGACCATGTCCGACCGCATCGCCGTGCTCTCCGAGGGCGAAGTGCAGCAGGTCGGCCGCCCGGATGACATCTACGAGCATCCGCGCAACCGCTTCGTCGCCGACTTCATCGGCGAGACCAACTTCCTGCCGGCCCGCGTCGAGAACTTCGACGGCGACCGCGCGTACTACCGCATCGGCGGTGAGCAGTTGATCGAGGCTGGCTCCCGCGAGGGCCTGAAGGTCGGTGCCGAGGTCACCCTGTCGATCCGCCCCGAGCGCCTGCAACTGGTAGCCGAGGACACGTCGTCCGCCGCGCCCTGCACCGTCGTCCAGCAGATCTACCTGGGCACCGACCTGCAGTACCAGGTGGCGCTCGCCGACGGCAGCAAGCTGACCGTCCGTGCGCCCAACAGCGCCGGCCAGCGCGGCCGCCTGGTAGCCGGGCAACGCGCCGGGCTGCTGTTCGAAAAAGGCAGCGCCAGCGTCCTGGTGGACTGA
- a CDS encoding ABC transporter permease produces the protein MNRLSTTSGNALERRQALRSFLGVSPALVSIGLFLIVPIFIVVGYSLMQANPYGGVNPHFSVDAYVSLLFERQLDDSLAFADSYVMIALRSIGIAAATTAITLLVGFPVAVWLAMQPAHRRGLLIFLITVPFWANLLIRTYAWILLLRGTGVVNGTLMSLGLIHQPLNLLYTDGAVLLGLVYTYAPFVVLPIYATLEKMDMRLLEAAQDLYAGRIRTLRKVVLPIARPGILAGAILTFVPCLGAMIAPELLGGGTKMMLGNLIFRQFSDSRNWPFGAALSLVLMGAVMLVLMFYAMRAERLRIARGGE, from the coding sequence ATGAACCGGTTATCCACAACCTCCGGCAATGCGCTGGAGCGGCGCCAGGCGCTGCGCAGCTTCCTTGGCGTGTCGCCCGCGCTGGTTTCCATCGGCCTGTTCCTGATCGTGCCGATCTTCATCGTCGTCGGTTACTCGCTGATGCAGGCCAACCCCTATGGTGGCGTGAACCCGCACTTCAGCGTCGACGCCTACGTCTCGCTGCTGTTCGAGCGTCAGCTCGACGACAGCCTGGCCTTCGCCGACTCCTACGTGATGATCGCGCTGCGTTCCATCGGCATCGCTGCGGCGACCACCGCGATCACCCTGCTGGTGGGCTTCCCGGTGGCGGTGTGGCTGGCCATGCAGCCGGCGCACCGTCGCGGCCTGCTGATCTTCCTGATCACCGTGCCGTTCTGGGCCAACCTGCTGATCCGCACCTACGCCTGGATCCTGCTGCTGCGCGGCACTGGCGTGGTCAACGGCACGCTGATGAGCTTAGGGCTAATCCACCAGCCGCTGAACCTGCTCTACACCGATGGCGCCGTGCTGCTGGGCCTGGTCTACACCTACGCGCCCTTCGTCGTACTGCCGATCTACGCGACCCTCGAGAAGATGGACATGCGCCTGCTCGAAGCGGCCCAGGACCTTTACGCCGGGCGTATCCGCACCCTGCGCAAGGTGGTCCTGCCGATCGCCCGGCCGGGGATTCTCGCCGGCGCCATCCTCACTTTCGTCCCCTGCCTGGGCGCGATGATCGCCCCCGAGCTGCTCGGCGGCGGCACCAAGATGATGCTCGGCAACCTGATCTTCCGGCAGTTCAGCGACTCGCGGAACTGGCCCTTCGGCGCGGCGCTGTCGCTGGTGCTGATGGGAGCCGTGATGCTGGTGCTGATGTTCTACGCGATGCGCGCCGAGCGCCTGCGCATCGCCCGGGGAGGTGAATGA
- a CDS encoding ABC transporter permease — protein sequence MLSLLSKRRLGVQDFRGFGVLSFLFYLYLYAPIVVLVVLSFNANQSATVWTGFSLDWYRSAFANQALRQAAGNSLLIAVCASVIATAIATLAALGTSRGAKFKGLRLSMGAIMLPLVLPEIVVGVATLALFSTLGLSLGYGNLIIAHTVFCIPFAYLPIRARLNDMDLSLEQAAADLYAGPWRTFRKVTLPLLMPGIFSGVMLAFIVSLDNFVISMMVSQAGTTTLPIFIFGLLRMGVTPDVNAVSTLILGVSVLFVTLSFLLGKKKA from the coding sequence ATGCTCTCGCTGCTGAGCAAACGCCGTCTGGGCGTGCAGGATTTCCGTGGCTTCGGCGTCCTGAGCTTCCTGTTCTACCTGTACCTCTACGCGCCCATCGTGGTGCTGGTGGTGCTCTCGTTCAACGCCAACCAGTCCGCCACCGTGTGGACCGGCTTCAGCCTCGACTGGTACCGCAGCGCTTTCGCCAACCAGGCGCTGCGCCAGGCCGCCGGCAACAGCCTGCTGATTGCCGTGTGCGCCAGCGTGATCGCCACGGCGATCGCCACCCTGGCCGCGCTGGGCACCTCGCGCGGGGCCAAGTTCAAGGGCCTGCGCCTGTCCATGGGGGCGATCATGCTGCCGCTGGTGCTACCCGAGATCGTGGTCGGCGTCGCCACCCTGGCGCTGTTCTCCACCCTCGGCCTGTCGCTGGGCTACGGCAACCTGATCATCGCCCACACGGTGTTCTGCATCCCGTTCGCCTACCTGCCGATCCGTGCTCGCCTGAACGACATGGACCTGTCCCTGGAGCAGGCCGCCGCCGACCTCTACGCCGGGCCCTGGCGGACCTTCCGCAAGGTCACCCTGCCGCTGCTGATGCCGGGGATCTTCTCCGGGGTGATGCTCGCCTTCATCGTCTCGCTGGATAACTTCGTGATCTCGATGATGGTCTCCCAGGCCGGCACCACCACCTTGCCGATCTTCATCTTCGGCCTGCTGCGCATGGGCGTGACGCCCGATGTGAACGCGGTGTCGACCCTGATCCTCGGCGTTTCCGTGCTGTTCGTAACGTTGTCTTTTTTGCTCGGCAAGAAGAAGGCCTGA
- a CDS encoding extracellular solute-binding protein, translating into MSKLIAAVGASLTLAMAVHAQAAEQLNVVSWSGYFTPQILEKFEKETGIKVTVDSYDSNETLLAKLKQGGTGYDVAIPSHQFVPILIQEKLLERFDPAGQPYYANVEDNLKKPAWDPEGAYAVPFIWGTTSVVLDSAKYSGPADSYSVLFTPPKELQGKINMFDSASEVIDTASLYLGIPLCSEDPKQMQQVLTLLKTQKPFVKTYSSKAGSIRENLASGEVDMSMFWGGSSMRAREMKSSLKYLYPKEGVMAWVDNLVIPAGAKHPENAKKFIAFLSQPENSAMTQNFLKHQSPIKGVEPFLDASLKDAPELHIPEGTKVVFSKTCGEGAIRLADRIWTNLMR; encoded by the coding sequence ATGAGCAAACTGATCGCTGCTGTAGGGGCCTCGCTGACGCTGGCCATGGCTGTCCACGCGCAAGCCGCCGAGCAACTCAACGTGGTGAGCTGGAGTGGCTATTTCACCCCGCAGATCCTGGAGAAGTTCGAGAAGGAAACCGGCATCAAGGTCACCGTGGATTCCTACGACTCCAACGAGACCCTGCTGGCCAAGCTCAAGCAGGGCGGCACCGGTTACGACGTGGCGATTCCCTCGCACCAGTTCGTGCCGATCCTGATCCAGGAGAAGCTGCTGGAGCGCTTCGACCCGGCCGGCCAGCCGTACTACGCCAACGTCGAGGACAACCTGAAGAAGCCCGCCTGGGACCCGGAAGGCGCCTACGCCGTGCCCTTCATCTGGGGCACCACCAGCGTGGTGCTGGACAGCGCGAAATACAGCGGCCCGGCCGACAGCTACTCGGTGCTGTTCACCCCGCCGAAGGAGCTGCAGGGCAAGATCAACATGTTCGACTCGGCCAGCGAAGTGATCGATACCGCCAGCCTCTACCTGGGCATCCCGCTGTGCAGCGAGGACCCCAAACAGATGCAACAGGTGCTGACCCTGCTGAAGACCCAGAAGCCCTTCGTGAAGACCTACAGCTCCAAGGCCGGCTCGATCCGCGAGAACCTGGCCTCGGGCGAGGTCGACATGTCGATGTTCTGGGGTGGCTCGTCGATGCGTGCGCGTGAGATGAAATCCAGCCTGAAGTACCTCTACCCGAAAGAGGGCGTGATGGCCTGGGTGGACAACCTGGTGATCCCGGCCGGCGCCAAGCACCCGGAGAACGCGAAGAAGTTCATCGCCTTCCTCAGCCAGCCGGAAAACTCGGCGATGACCCAGAACTTCCTCAAGCACCAGAGCCCGATCAAGGGCGTGGAACCCTTCCTCGATGCCAGCCTCAAGGATGCGCCGGAACTGCACATCCCCGAAGGCACCAAGGTGGTGTTCAGCAAGACCTGCGGCGAAGGCGCGATCCGCCTGGCCGACCGCATCTGGACCAACCTGATGCGCTGA